CTTGCctccttactgtttttttttccttctcaatACAgtttagctgatggaatgttAAACTTACATAACATTCTATGAAATTTTTGGATGAATATTTAATAAGGcatttttataactttttaaatttttacaaCTATGCCAtgatttgtgtttaaaaaaacaaacttctgAATTAATGGCATATAAATACTCAGAAAAACTGTAAGAATTCCAGAATTAATATTCAGGAAAAAATCCATATGAGTAAACAGGAGACTCATTCAGAAGTAACAGAACGTTTTATTCATCAAAAAACTGGAATCAAAGTTTGAAAGTACAGTACTACTGATGTTCAGGAAGTAATGACATGTCAGGGATGTAAACATCTGCATTTTAGTGCATTCCTTTTTTAATACTGATCATCTCAGACTGATACATATGATCAAAAACAAATTCTGTTTGTGTTGTAAACATTTTTCATATGAATGTTAGGTTGGAAGAGGAAGATAACCTGTTAAATGCTCAGAATTATTATAAGAGAGCTTTAATTTTGGATGAGACTTTTAAAGAAGCGGAGGATGCCTTACTGAAACTCCGTAAACATATGCAGGTGATTCTTTACTTTCTCTTAACTTTATCTACTACAATCAAAACTCATATTAAAAACATTGGGAAGGGGGAAATTATTTACTGGTTATTGCGTCTtattctcctctttcccctcttTACAACACACCTGTCACAGTAAGTATTATGGCTAAATCTACAAAAAGCAAGGTGCCTGTGGATGGCTTGATCATTTCAGATGGGCATGGGAAGCAACAGCACAGCAGTCGGATGCAGGGAAAGACCAGAACTCAGTAACCGTGTCTGATGAAGGGGAGGAGGAAACCACCTGTTCACATGAGCGGGACTGCTGATACGGAATTAAGACTTTGTAAGTATGTCTTTATTCCGTATCAgcagtatgtctatactacccgccggatcggcaggcagtgatcgatccagcggggattgatttatcgcgcctagtttagacgtgataaatcaatccctgagcgctctcccgtcgactcctgtactccagcgccacaagaggtgcaggcagagttgacgggggagcggcagcagtcaactcaccgcggtgaagacaccacagtaagtcgatctaagtaggtcgacttcagctacgttattcgtgtagctgaagttgtcacttagatcgatccccctccctagtgtagaccagggctatgtGTAGGGTAAAATCCCCAAATAGGTCAGTTTTAGACATATGCCAGAGGGTTGTAATTGGGAATATTCAAAGAGGAGCAGGGTGAGACTGATCAGGGCTAGCTCAAAAGGAAGACATTGTGGATCTTCATGTGGCACAAGAAGGATCTTAATTAAAGGCCTGGAGAGAGCTGGGGACACCATGTCACTGAACCAAGCAGTTATGGTCAGTTGATAAACCAGAATTCTGCCAAACTTGTTGCGAGGTGCAAATTACCAAGGCAgttatttaaaatggaaaaaaaaaaaaaattaaccagggTCCAAgctttgcaggaaataatggggGAAGCAAGTTCCagggtcattttttttttttttttttttcttttctcccctgcccacaACATGTTTCCTGAGTGAGCCCCTATGGGTCTCCATGCCAAGCTCCTTTGTCTGTTGCCTTCTCTTTCTGGGGCTTTTTCATTTGTCTCCTTTACTTACATTGTCTTCCAGATAGGATCTAAAAGAGTGAATTAAAGTTAGAGAACTGGGGCACTGGGTTTCTGTACTCAATGCTTCTGTGCTGGAGGAAGTAAATAGACTGCGGTAGAAGTGTGCAGGCTGGTTTCTTTATGCAGGGCTTGATTGACACTGCTTTTGCAGGTGGGGAAAGCCATAATGTGAAAAGGTTTTGTTgaaggatggggaagaggagattTATGGTAACCTTTATTGAAGCTAAATTATCCTCCAGAAATGTCTACTTATAGTATGTGGGCACTACCAACATATTTGTCATTATCCAGAGAAAAATATTGTTGCTGTAACAAGGAGTCTTGCAACCTAAGTCACAAATACAAGTGATTAAACAAGTGAAGGAAATGGTTTTACTCTCATTGCAAGTTATACTGATGGTGATGAGGGTCATTGATGCAGCTGAGGAACATAAGGCTCTCGGTTGTTCAGCAGTTTTTGTAAGTTTGCCCAAATAAATTAAGGGTTTCCCTTATATCCTAAGGCAGTATTTCTTATATGACCATTGCCAAGCCTTGAGAACTGGTATCCAGAGACTTACTGCTCACCCTGGATATGAATTCCAACTGTTTCAAACCATTTcgaacagtactatgttaaagcgCATCAGGGAGCTTTTAGTGCACACTAGCAAGGTCTACATGGACCAGTTAGCACCTTAGTGTTTTTTAGAAATtacctcccccgcccctcccccccgtgcatATTGTTgcacaatgtagacaagcccttagaaagctGTGGGGTACAGGAGCCTATCCAGCTAATAGGCTTAGCTAACATGCCTTTAATTATTAATTGTTTAGTAACTGAAGGCTCCGTTACCTCTAAGTAAACCTTGGTTTACATGTCTGTCTGTTTGTAGCTGCTAGAATGTTATGAATTGCAGTTCAAACGTGAAATACTCTTTTCCTGTAATACTGATGATATGTTTTTCTTCAATGCATTTTCTTCTGAACTGGACCGTTGCTGCTGTGTCTGACATCTGGTGCTGCTCATCAACAACCACCCACTGGAACATGATTTCTTACGTAATCATGCATCAAACTGGGCTGTGGTACAATTACAAAATGGTTTGTATCTGAACATGGCCACTtccaacaacattttaaaattggattTGTCATCACGTTTTATATACAAACTATAATAACATCTTCCCCAAAACGTTTCTCTCTGTTTCAATCTTCTTTCACATAACTAATTTTGCTGTATTTTTCCTGCATCTTTTGCCCTGGGTCATGGGTACCAATGCAATGGCTGGTCATGTCTCTTTATTTAATGTGATATTTACTGCAATATGGTCCTTAATACCATACTGATCATCACAACGATTAATGCCAAACTCCTGCACAATCAACTTCTATTTGATTAATGTAACGTCTTCATCTGGGAATCTTGGTATTGTattctttgtgtatatatatcctcttgtggtggtggtggggggggatgggATTTGGGGAAATATTGGGTTAACATACTGTTACTTTTAATATGTGTTTTTGATgtctgggttcaaaaaagaaatctTTGGAAATGAGGGAGAAGCAAGCTGCAAAAGAAGAGagacagaaggaaaagaaaatagaaacaaGTGCACAAAAACTGCGTAAGCtcttaaaagaagaaaagaggtAACCCTGTTATATTCACTATACTACATCCTAATTAAAGAGTCTACTGCTGATTAGAGCCAGAGCATCAGCATCACTTATATAAAACATAAGTAAGTAACCAGCAGTTAGCATCCAGTGGCTGAAATGGGTGACGCTTCTGTGTGTTCCTGTTATTGCTAAGCTTCCTCTTTACTTTAGTGATTCATACTTAGACTCCATTTTCTTAACAGGTAACAGATAGATCAGGCAACAGTTAATAAAGGAATAAagtaatgttgttgttttttttaaagaaagctactAAACAGCCACTGATATCTCATGGATAAATTTCTATATGCTGttttcttcccccaccctgttACCCGGGTTAATGGCATAATATAACCTCTGATTTCAATAGTTGGCTAGCTCCCGCTGCTCAATCCCCATATAAAGTTGTAATCCCATCTGTTTGTGACATTGGAGTTGCTTCCACAGCAACAAATAGGTTATTGAAGCAGGATTATGCCTAAAAGAGCGAATGAACAGATCAGCCCTTGAAGAATCCATTTTCATACAGATTCATTTGTTAAAGAAAATTTTAGTTGGGTAAAACTAACAAGTTAATGTTTTCCCCAAACATCCCTATGAGGTGTTCTTTACTACTATACCTGGATTTTTGCAGGGGGAGTATATGGAAATAATACTTATCTGCCTAAATGTGTATTTAGGAAGTACGATGGGATACCCAACCAGAAGAACCCTTCTTGTAATACCAAGGCCACAAAGAGCCTGATTGTTTAAGTCCTCCCTATGCAGGAATGTCACTTGAAATCATGGCAATTCTACACGTGCAAGGCTTGCCAGATTGGGCCCAGTATACCTTCTTGTCACTAGTGGTTTGTGAATATTACTCAGATCTGATCGCAATCCAGGATCTCACCTAAACTCATCTAAAGATCTCCCTCTTTTGAGTCACGTTGGTGGTTTAAATATTACTTTAGGTTGTTTCAAAGTTCAAAGTATTTTTTATTGCAATAGCATATTTGAAGCTTGCTAACTAAGCTACTTCAAGAATATGATCCACACAGGATCCTATACAATCCTGTGTCCTTCCCAGCTGATCCACTACACTTCAAGTGGCTAAAATATACAtaagaaaattaatattttttaaaatactgtgtggctAAAAGGTTCTCTCCATGTCCCAATGAggcttttataaaatatttggtCTTGGAGCAGTGTTCCAGGGACCTTGAAAAGGACAGAGCTTTGCCAGAAACTTGTAGAGTCTATAGATGATTCTGGTGGTGGTGATGCTTCATAGGTTAATTACATTTTTAGGCtgaagaagaaaaggagaagatcaacttcttcctcttcctcctcctcaagtGATTCCTCATCTGATGTAtcagtttcatcctcttcctcctcctcttcctcctcttctgatCACAAAAGGCACAAGAAAAGGAGTAGAAATCGGTCAGTGTCCTCTCGCAGCTCCAAAAAACATTCATCTAGGGTTTCTTCACATCAGCGAGATCAGAGTAGGAAAGATGAATGGTACTCGCCCCCAGCTGATACCTCTGCTTCCTTCCTTAACCAAAAATATGAAATGGAAAAACTGCTGGAGCGGCAGGACAGATTAGTATATCAAAAGAcagaggtgagagagagacaatgttCTCTATCAAGGACTTCTGCTGATGATGAAGACACTTTTGGAGGTAGGTCTGAAGATTCAAGGGATTCTTATGGTAGCTCCAAGACTCAGTCAACCAgcagcaaaaatgaaaaacagggtAAAACAGACAGATCCTTCTCTAATAGGAGGGGTTCCTCTGGTTCATATCACTGGAAGTCAGATGATAAAATCAAGACACATGATTTTAGAAAGTTAGAAAAGGAAGTGGAGGGGAGAAAAGAGCAGTTTAGAAAGCGTGGTTCCAGTCAGAGCATGTATTCCACTTCTCCAGCAGGGTCCGATTACTCAGGCAAGTCAGTAGAAAAGAATAAACAGTACAGCAGCACTTGGTTGTGTGAGTACAGTGGAAATGATGATGGTAGCAGACGTGAGTTAACCCAGAGTACAATTGAAAGGAGAGACTATAAAAATAGGGAAAGTAGTCATGGGGAAAGTACTAAAGCAAAGGAGCTAGATGAGGAAACTACACTCAATGGTAAAGGGCAATCAGAAAGTGGTGTTAAAAAGAGCCTGCCCCAGAACTTACTCACCATATTCAATCAGATTGCTGAATTTGAGAGACAAAAAGGAAGTAAACAGAAAAACCAATAAAGTACCTAAGAAAATATCTTTAATTGCTATTGAGCTTGTGCCCTTAAAATCTGTATGAAAAATGGACAGAACAGAGTCTGTTTTTCTGTCttgcaaaatgtttgtttaaaggtTGGTATTAGTCAAGTTACAGGAGATCCTTTTGACAGACAGGTATATGCAAGAGTATCATGTTATATATCATAACTTTTAAGAGCatagaatcagattttttttttttaaatttaggataCTCATGTATAATTAACATTGTTTATAACTGTGTGATTGGAAGAAAACTTTATTCGTTGCTACCCTTAAAATATAGCTAACTGGCATCAAGTTTGCACTTTAAA
This genomic interval from Malaclemys terrapin pileata isolate rMalTer1 chromosome 9, rMalTer1.hap1, whole genome shotgun sequence contains the following:
- the TTC14 gene encoding tetratricopeptide repeat protein 14 isoform X1, with the protein product MERDLLRQALGFHGPALLSLLRTEQHDNPDFRGLLPPGGPSLEPPREAQHQPPARKEKRIDNIEIQHFIAKKADLLFALSWKPSVSTDSESNEENEDCYAVMPPLEQFMEVPSEDRRELFFRDIERGDVVIGRISSIREFGFFMVLICLGSGVAREISQLEITALCPLRDVPSHSNHGDPLSYYQTGDIIQAAIKDIDRYHEKLTISLHSSALPPRLSSTKLGVISSEDLPLHYRRSVEVASTSETYEKVLHHSLGFANPAVVEFLLGKLGLSESSPPSLMRGLQSKNFNEEDFAFALRKKQSASWALKCVKIGVDYFKVGRHVEAMNEYNKALEIDVQNVEALVARGALYATKGSLNKAIDDFEVALKHCPTHRNARKYLCQTLVERGGQLEEEDNLLNAQNYYKRALILDETFKEAEDALLKLRKHMQKSLEMREKQAAKEERQKEKKIETSAQKLRKLLKEEKRLKKKRRRSTSSSSSSSSDSSSDVSVSSSSSSSSSSSDHKRHKKRSRNRSVSSRSSKKHSSRVSSHQRDQSRKDEWYSPPADTSASFLNQKYEMEKLLERQDRLVYQKTEVRERQCSLSRTSADDEDTFGGRSEDSRDSYGSSKTQSTSSKNEKQGKTDRSFSNRRGSSGSYHWKSDDKIKTHDFRKLEKEVEGRKEQFRKRGSSQSMYSTSPAGSDYSGKSVEKNKQYSSTWLCEYSGNDDGSRRELTQSTIERRDYKNRESSHGESTKAKELDEETTLNGKGQSESGVKKSLPQNLLTIFNQIAEFERQKGSKQKNQ